ACGCCTCTGTATTGCCAGAGCACTGGCCCTTTCACCGGAAGTGCTGCTCATGGATGAGCCGTGTAGCGCACTCGATCCGCTCTCCAGCGGCGTGGTCGAAGATTTGATTGTGAGTCTGCGGGGACGCTATACCATCCTGATCGTCACCCACAACCTGGCGCAGGCTCGACGCATCGCGGACTATGCCGCGCTCTTCTGGGTTCAAAACGGAACGGGACGGTTGATCGAGACGGGAACCGCCAAGCAGATATTTGAAGAACCCCGTGATCCACTGACTGCGGCCTATGTCAGTGGAATGAGAGGATAGCCGCAGGCTGCTTCTTCGATCAAGCTCTATCGAGTAGAGGGCGGCATGGGTAGCCTATCTGGGCGGCCTTCGGCAGAAGTCACGGGAGGATATCGATTACGTGGAGGCCTGCGTTGTATGAAAGCAACTAACAGAGCAAAATCCCTCGAGACGGTCGTCGCCTTCAAATCTCTTCAGATTCAGATAGTGGAGGACAGCAAGCGCTCGAAGACTGCTCAATTAACGTTCGATCGGGAGCCGGATAGTTCTCGTAAAGCACGGACTATGATTGTGAGAGAGAAATCTTTAGAAGCTTTCGATCCGGCCTCCCATGATTTTTCAACGATGGCGCACGTTGTCATGCTTCCCGTATTAGTTGCGGCACGCGAAGACTTGTCTGAAACGGAGGGAGGGAGTTCGGTTCAAATGGATTCTGGTTCAGGTTTCGATCAAGGTGGCATCACCACTCCAGTCAGTTCGGAGGAAGATTCGAATGGTCCCCATTCGGAACGGTCTCGATATGTCTATGGCTCCCTGATTCTTGATAGATCCCGGCATGAAGTGGTAGTACAGGGTCGGGAAATCGTATTGACCAGAAAAGAATTTGATCTACTTGAGTGTCTGCTCAAGTATCCAGGACATGTGCGACCCCGAGAAGTTCTGCTGAACGCCGTATGGGGGTACGACTACTACGGAACGACCAGGACAATAGACGTCCATATACGCCGACTCAAGCAAAAGATTCCCATGCTGAATCGAGCGATCGTGAGTGTGAGAGGTCTGGGATATAAGCTTACAGACAGAGCCATCAATGTTGGTACAGACCCATGGTGCTGTGCCTGCGGCGATCTGAAAGATTGAAAGGCATAGGAGAGTGCTTGAACTGAACACGATCAGCTTGTCCTAGGAACTACGTCAATCAGGGCGGGAGAAGTGTGATTCATATGAGTGGCCCGGTCTGGCCAGGAACTGTGGGAGTTGCGCGGGATCGCCGATTATCGGATCACCATTCTGTGGGGAACGATCTGGACGACCATCGGCGCTGGGCTTTCGGGATGGGTCGCCACCGCGATGGTGAAGACCTTCAGACAAGGACTCCTGGCGCCAGACACTCCTTCATCGCCCATCCTTGCAGCCGGCGTGCTGGCTGGCGCAGTCCTGTGGGAGCTGGTTGCTTCAAGGAACGGTTTGCCTGTTTCCACCGCCCATGCACTAACCGGCGCGATCGTCGGGGTAGGCCTCCTTACATTTGAGGCTGAGGGTCTAATGACGCGGGAGTTCCCCACCTGGGAGGGTGGGGGTGTGAGCGGGGAGCCGTCTGTTGGTCGCACGGTTTAGACGACTGACTGGTCACAGGCGCTAAGTCATCACTCGTTCAGCATGTGCCGGCTGATGGCTACAGACTTGCCTCAAGAAAGACTGCCTCTGACGGGTAGGTGTTCGGCCTGTTCAGACCGTCACGGTTAGGCTTTGGAAAGCACCCAATTTCAATCCATCGGGAAGGACAGTATCGAGTTTTCAACAGAGGCATCGAGATGTGAGACTGCCCGAGGTATTGAACTGTTCTTTCTGTGGAGAAAAGCGATCAACTGTCAGTTCACATCGCGAGCCATTTGGCATAGGCCCGGACATCAATCATCGGAACGGTTGCGCTACTCTGAAGCCGTGCAATGAGCTCCAGCAGGAACGCGGTTGCAGGTTTCCCCTGGGGCGTGATGGTGTAACACCCAGCCCTGTCCAAACCAAATATCCCATGCGCCGCCACACAGCCTAGATCCAAACGGCGATCCCCTTGGCTTCGCTCCAATGCGTCGGTCAGTGGCTTCCCAAGGGCCGGGCTCCAGTTGCTCTCAAAGGTCAACAGTCCGCCCAGAATATGCGGCAAGGGTTTCGGTGGATAGACCCCGCCGGCGTGAGGAATTGGCAGGCTGGTTCGGTGGAGTTTGCGCACGCTTTCAACCTTAATCTGAGCATACTCCACCTCGCCCGCGTTGATGGCCTGCTTCGCTTCGAACACGCCATAGACGCTTTCTGCAGGGACAACGATCTGACCTTCGTAGTCAAAGATAAATGGCGAGTACTGCCGGTCAAAGATCACGATGTCCATCTGCTGACTGAAAACCCCCTCGCTGTCGACGACGTGAGACTTCTTGGCCTGATAGCGCTGGGGGAGATATTTTTGTAGCAGCTCAAGCCACACGTGCTCGCTGGCATCACCCTTGGTCGTCGAGTGCCCGAACGACTCCCGGGCGCGCGCGAGGCGATGTTCGATGTCGTCGTGGAGATTCGCCAATAGTTTCGCAAGGGACCAGGTGTTCATTCATCCACCCGTTATGAGAGGGGAAAATATTCCCCGAGAATCTCACGCCAGATACGTAGACTCTCGCCCTGGCGGCCGCTTTCCTCTGCTCGTCGCGCAATCGTAGCCTTGCGTTGCGCCTCCTGCAGCGCTTTCCTCGCGGCGGCACTAAGGGTTGGTGTCATCTGGTCAGACACAGGAGGGCCCAGACCGGCTGGATCCGGCCACGGTCGACCGATGTTGGCCTCTAGCGCAGCAAAGAGGTTGCGGATCTCGTCGGGATAGTTTGAGAATGGCGCTTCCACGAGCTCCAGGGCCATGACCTCAATGAGGAACGAAGGCTTAATCGGCTTACCACTCGTTCGGTTCCAGCCTTTTGCCATCTTCACGAGCGGCACCCAGCGCCCGCTTAGTTCCTTGTTCTTGGCCGTCGATCGTTCCTGGTGCACTTCTGGATTTGTCTTAATCCAAGTCCCCGTGATCTTGTCAGGGATTTCGTACTCGTCTTTACCGGACTGAAATGCAGGGACCGAGTCGATGCTCAGCACCTTACCGTCATGTTCCTCGGGATAGTAGCTCTTCGCGAATTCCACCGTAACTGAGCGTCGCCCGATCTCCACCTGCCCCGGTTCGACGTACTTCTGCTTCAGGCACTTCTCAAACGCCTGCAGCGTGTCAATCGGAGGCTTTTCACGCCGCCAAAGTTCCGCTGGACCGAGGACAAACAGCACGTCCACGTCTTTCAGCGGTTTGGTCTTGGTATGGCGGCTGTACGAACCGGAGAGAAAATCTTGTGTCAGGTCAAACGATGACCGAATGCAGTTCCGCACATCCTGTTGCCGGTTTGCGGCATCGTTTTTCTCGGTCTCACTCAGCTCGAGGCGTTGCCGGAATTTGTCGAAAGCCTGCGTGGTAGTCAACATGGCTCCCTATCTCCAGTACGTGACGCCTGCAGTCATATGACCTGTGGCGATCACCGTGCCGGCTTGTCGTGCCGAAAGATGGCTCGTTGACAGGAAAGCGCAATCACAAAGGCCGTCCACCCAGGGTGCCCTATCGCTTGTGCAAAGCACAATACGATAGACGCAGTCGTTCGTAGGTCGACTGGCCTTCGCGATGAGTTGCCGGAGATAGTTCTTGTCGAGCCACATATCGTCGTTAATCCCTGAGCCAGAGTAGCCAACAGGAAATTCCCAACGTGCGGCGACTGCCGTCGCGCCTGGCCTATAAAATTCGACAACGACGTTCGTCAGATGCCCGCTGCGCAGCCACGTCCGGATACCACGTTCGATCGTCTCCCAATCCTGCATCAGCTTTTCAGGGCTGAGGCCATTCTCGCGGATCACCTCGCGGAGCGTGTTACGAAGGTTGTCGCTGAGAAAGACGATGCTGTGGGTCTGCGTATAGGTCGTGGTCTGTGCATACGCGACGGTCATATTATCCTTTCAGGTGCCAATCAACGACGATGGGACTGCTCGCTTTACTAGTTACACTGAATTCTTCGGTCTCGGCCCACTCTTCTTCAGCCACGTCGAACACCCGTATGCGAGGCGACGTCTTCGCCAGTGACGCTGTGACCCATGCCATGTCCTCGCGGGCGCAGGGGACGTGCATGGTCCAATCCCCGGCGGTTGGGTTCCAGCCTAAAGAATCCACCGCACTTCCTTCCTCGATCGCCGCCATGCCATACCGGCAATAGATACGAAGCTGCGGGCCAACTCCCTCGAGCACAATGGGACGAGCCGCCGGATGCTCGTCGGTGATGAGCGAGCCCATGACTCCGCTAACGGCCTTAAGCTGCTGGATGTCGCGCGAATCCACACCAGTAACGAGACCAATAATCTGCTGCCATGTCTCGGTCGCGGAACGGTGAGGGATGGAACTGATGTCGCGCCGTACTCTCATTGGCTTATTCCCTTCTGGACTTTCAGGGCCTGCCGGAACGAGGATTCAATCTGCGAGACCGTGAGCCGGTTGGGGTCTTTGGCGGTCTCAAGATCGGAGGCCATTGCGGCGAAAATCCCCTTGCGGATGCGTCGGCCATCAAGGCCATCAGCTGCTTTCGCCAAACGGTCTGCCTGCCCTTCGAGAGCCTTCACATTTCTCCACACACTGCCGACCGACCTCAGCGTATCGGCGATGATCTCTGAACGGGCGATCGCGTTTGGAAGACCGATCTCCTCCACATGG
The Nitrospira sp. DNA segment above includes these coding regions:
- a CDS encoding winged helix-turn-helix transcriptional regulator, with amino-acid sequence MKATNRAKSLETVVAFKSLQIQIVEDSKRSKTAQLTFDREPDSSRKARTMIVREKSLEAFDPASHDFSTMAHVVMLPVLVAAREDLSETEGGSSVQMDSGSGFDQGGITTPVSSEEDSNGPHSERSRYVYGSLILDRSRHEVVVQGREIVLTRKEFDLLECLLKYPGHVRPREVLLNAVWGYDYYGTTRTIDVHIRRLKQKIPMLNRAIVSVRGLGYKLTDRAINVGTDPWCCACGDLKD
- a CDS encoding inorganic phosphate transporter translates to MARSGQELWELRGIADYRITILWGTIWTTIGAGLSGWVATAMVKTFRQGLLAPDTPSSPILAAGVLAGAVLWELVASRNGLPVSTAHALTGAIVGVGLLTFEAEGLMTREFPTWEGGGVSGEPSVGRTV
- a CDS encoding nucleotidyltransferase; amino-acid sequence: MLTTTQAFDKFRQRLELSETEKNDAANRQQDVRNCIRSSFDLTQDFLSGSYSRHTKTKPLKDVDVLFVLGPAELWRREKPPIDTLQAFEKCLKQKYVEPGQVEIGRRSVTVEFAKSYYPEEHDGKVLSIDSVPAFQSGKDEYEIPDKITGTWIKTNPEVHQERSTAKNKELSGRWVPLVKMAKGWNRTSGKPIKPSFLIEVMALELVEAPFSNYPDEIRNLFAALEANIGRPWPDPAGLGPPVSDQMTPTLSAAARKALQEAQRKATIARRAEESGRQGESLRIWREILGEYFPLS